The following coding sequences are from one Macaca mulatta isolate MMU2019108-1 chromosome 7, T2T-MMU8v2.0, whole genome shotgun sequence window:
- the MAX gene encoding protein max isoform X6: protein MLFWSSKGKARADQVVCSWGIHFSSSLMEDASKRKFRALEKARSSAQLQTNYPSSDNSLYTNAKGSTISAFDGGSDSSSESEPEEPQSRKKLRMEAS, encoded by the exons ATGCTCTTCTGGAGCAGCAAG GGGAAAGCAAGAGCTGATCAAGTTGTTTGTTCCTGGGGAATtcacttctcttcctccctcatgGAAGATGCAAGTAAAAGGAAAT TCCGTGCACTGGAGAAGGCGAGGTCAAGTGCCCAACTGCAGACCAACTACCCCTCCTCAGACAACAGCCTCTACACCAACGCCAAGGGCAGCACCATCTCTGCCTTCGATGGGGGCTCGGACTCCAGCTCGGAGTCTGAGCCTGAAGAGCCCCAAAGCAGGAAGAAGCTCCGGATGGAGGCCAGCTAA
- the MAX gene encoding protein max isoform X7: MCYGKARADQVVCSWGIHFSSSLMEDASKRKFRALEKARSSAQLQTNYPSSDNSLYTNAKGSTISAFDGGSDSSSESEPEEPQSRKKLRMEAS; the protein is encoded by the exons ATGTGCTAT GGGAAAGCAAGAGCTGATCAAGTTGTTTGTTCCTGGGGAATtcacttctcttcctccctcatgGAAGATGCAAGTAAAAGGAAAT TCCGTGCACTGGAGAAGGCGAGGTCAAGTGCCCAACTGCAGACCAACTACCCCTCCTCAGACAACAGCCTCTACACCAACGCCAAGGGCAGCACCATCTCTGCCTTCGATGGGGGCTCGGACTCCAGCTCGGAGTCTGAGCCTGAAGAGCCCCAAAGCAGGAAGAAGCTCCGGATGGAGGCCAGCTAA